A genomic window from Martelella lutilitoris includes:
- the ftsZ gene encoding cell division protein FtsZ: protein MTITLQKPDITELKPRITVFGVGGGGGNAVNNMITAGLQGVDFVVANTDAQALTMTKAERVIQLGVGVTEGLGAGSQPEVGRAAAEECIDEIIDHLNNTHMCFVTAGMGGGTGTGAAPIVAQAARNKGILTVGVVTKPFQFEGQRRMRLADAGIEELQKSVDTLIVIPNQNLFRIANDKTTFADAFAMADQVLYSGVACITDLMVKEGLINLDFADVRSVMREMGRAMMGTGEASGEGRAMQAAEAAIANPLLDETSMRGAQGLLISITGGRDLTLFEVDEAATRIREEVDPDANIILGATFDEELEGIIRVSVVATGIDRSLAEGYEDVPEPRREARPEIRSVNGGQSNGGQTFSQAPQPSAPQPAPQPRAVDPIAETIRSAEAEMERELQMAVSRAPQQKPQQPGMNMQPKSQIFAAEPQHQTPRQQAPSQPAPAPQQAPRQQAAEPRRMPEVADFPPVVQPEMSASRRQEHEERGPKGLFKRLSNTLGRGDESFEGHHEQQQAPRQQAPQQPQQNNPYAPRRAQEQPAARQDDDQFDIPAFLRRQAN from the coding sequence ATGACGATTACGCTTCAAAAGCCAGATATTACCGAACTGAAGCCGCGCATCACCGTTTTCGGTGTCGGCGGCGGCGGCGGCAACGCCGTCAACAATATGATCACGGCCGGCCTTCAGGGCGTCGACTTCGTTGTCGCCAATACTGATGCCCAGGCGCTGACCATGACCAAGGCCGAACGCGTCATCCAGCTCGGCGTCGGCGTGACCGAAGGTCTCGGCGCAGGCTCCCAGCCGGAAGTCGGCCGGGCCGCTGCCGAAGAGTGCATCGATGAAATCATCGATCACCTCAACAACACGCATATGTGCTTCGTCACGGCCGGCATGGGCGGCGGAACCGGCACGGGCGCCGCGCCGATCGTGGCACAGGCCGCCCGCAACAAGGGCATTCTCACCGTCGGCGTCGTCACCAAGCCGTTCCAGTTCGAAGGTCAGCGTCGCATGCGCCTTGCCGATGCGGGCATCGAGGAACTGCAGAAATCGGTCGACACGCTGATCGTCATTCCGAACCAGAACCTGTTCCGGATCGCCAATGACAAGACGACCTTCGCGGACGCCTTCGCCATGGCCGACCAGGTGCTCTATTCGGGCGTTGCCTGCATCACCGACCTGATGGTCAAGGAAGGCCTGATCAACCTCGACTTCGCCGACGTCCGTTCGGTGATGCGCGAGATGGGCCGCGCGATGATGGGCACGGGCGAGGCATCCGGCGAAGGCCGCGCGATGCAGGCCGCAGAAGCCGCGATCGCCAACCCGCTGCTCGACGAAACCTCGATGCGCGGCGCGCAGGGCCTGCTGATCTCGATCACGGGCGGTCGTGACCTGACGCTGTTCGAAGTCGACGAAGCCGCAACCCGTATCCGCGAAGAAGTGGACCCGGATGCCAACATCATCCTCGGCGCCACCTTCGACGAGGAACTGGAAGGCATCATTCGCGTCTCCGTCGTTGCCACCGGCATCGACCGGTCCTTGGCAGAAGGCTATGAGGATGTCCCGGAGCCGCGCCGCGAGGCCCGTCCGGAAATCCGCAGCGTCAATGGCGGCCAGAGCAATGGCGGCCAGACCTTCAGCCAGGCGCCGCAGCCGTCCGCCCCGCAGCCTGCGCCGCAGCCGCGCGCGGTTGACCCGATCGCGGAGACGATCCGTTCGGCGGAGGCCGAAATGGAACGTGAACTGCAGATGGCCGTCTCCCGCGCGCCGCAGCAGAAGCCGCAGCAGCCGGGCATGAACATGCAGCCGAAGAGCCAGATCTTCGCAGCCGAGCCGCAGCACCAGACGCCGCGCCAGCAGGCCCCGAGCCAGCCGGCTCCGGCCCCGCAGCAGGCTCCGCGCCAGCAGGCCGCCGAGCCGCGTCGCATGCCGGAAGTCGCCGACTTTCCGCCGGTGGTTCAGCCGGAAATGAGCGCCAGCCGTCGCCAGGAGCATGAAGAGCGCGGCCCGAAGGGCCTGTTCAAGCGCCTGTCGAACACGCTCGGGCGCGGCGACGAAAGCTTCGAGGGGCATCACGAGCAGCAGCAGGCGCCCCGCCAGCAGGCGCCGCAGCAGCCTCAGCAAAACAATCCTTACGCGCCGCGTCGTGCTCAGGAGCAGCCCGCCGCCCGCCAGGATGACGATCAGTTCGATATTCCCGCCTTCCTGCGTCGCCAGGCGAACTGA
- a CDS encoding outer membrane protein assembly factor BamD, with protein MAGTKKKTNVGAFRAAALPVAIVLSASVLLAGCSRDKDVDITTLQYEADPPQQLYDEALANINAGKVSEALRKLKSIQDQNPLSDYARQALIMQTYLQYRSRKYEAAVTSGKRYLSLYPNSKDAAYAQYLVGLSYSKEIVDVTQDQAISERTIEAMQKVIDNYPDSEYVTDARAKIRYARDQLAGKDMQVGRYYLERKDYVAAISRFNAVVNNYSDTNQIEEALERLVEAYYAMGVIPEAQNAAWVLGHNYPDSVWYQRAYNLLNKQGLEPKSAGRGSSVSSATPS; from the coding sequence ATGGCTGGTACCAAAAAGAAAACCAATGTCGGCGCGTTTCGCGCAGCCGCGCTTCCGGTTGCCATCGTTCTCAGTGCAAGCGTGTTGTTGGCCGGATGCTCCCGCGACAAGGACGTCGACATCACCACGCTGCAGTATGAGGCCGATCCGCCGCAGCAGCTTTATGACGAGGCGCTTGCCAATATCAACGCCGGCAAGGTCAGCGAGGCGCTGAGAAAACTGAAGTCGATCCAGGACCAGAACCCGCTGTCGGACTACGCCCGTCAGGCGCTGATCATGCAGACCTACCTGCAGTATCGCTCGCGCAAATACGAGGCGGCCGTCACCTCGGGCAAGCGTTACCTGTCGCTCTATCCGAACTCCAAGGACGCGGCCTATGCCCAGTATCTGGTCGGCCTTTCCTATTCCAAGGAAATCGTCGATGTGACGCAGGACCAGGCGATCTCGGAACGGACGATCGAGGCGATGCAGAAGGTGATCGACAACTATCCGGACTCCGAATATGTGACCGACGCCCGCGCCAAGATCCGCTACGCCCGCGACCAGCTCGCCGGCAAGGACATGCAGGTCGGCCGCTATTACCTGGAGCGCAAGGACTATGTCGCGGCGATTTCCCGGTTCAACGCGGTCGTGAACAATTATTCCGATACCAACCAGATCGAGGAAGCGCTGGAGCGGCTGGTCGAGGCCTATTATGCCATGGGCGTGATTCCGGAAGCCCAGAACGCGGCCTGGGTTCTCGGCCACAACTATCCCGACAGCGTCTGGTACCAGCGTGCCTATAACCTGCTGAACAAGCAGGGGCTTGAGCCGAAATCGGCCGGCCGGGGCTCTTCTGTTTCCAGCGCGACCCCCAGCTAA
- the lpxC gene encoding UDP-3-O-acyl-N-acetylglucosamine deacetylase has protein sequence MSSGFFGLQTTVAKSVRISGIGVHSGKPATITLQPAEADHGIVFERYAGGRRISAFQAVSDNVGPTALCTVLGEHPGEWIATIEHVMAALYAFGVDNLVVAVEGGEMPIMDGSSRVFVEALDEAGIVTLPEKRSYLKVTKTVRVENGAGWAEFTPYDGTRFEVEIDFDTPVIGRQKWAGDMSAATFRKELSGARTFGFMRDVEPMWARGFALGSSLENSVVISDDNRVINPEGLRYEQEFVRHKTLDAVGDLAMMGMRFAGSFRSYRGGHALNAAAVRKLFETPGACVIVSPRGALPFRLRQEDVVAAGPVS, from the coding sequence ATGTCGTCAGGATTTTTCGGTTTGCAGACAACGGTAGCCAAATCCGTCAGGATTTCGGGGATCGGTGTGCACTCGGGCAAGCCGGCGACCATCACGCTGCAGCCGGCCGAGGCCGACCACGGCATCGTCTTCGAACGCTATGCCGGCGGCAGGCGCATTTCCGCGTTTCAGGCCGTTTCCGACAATGTCGGCCCGACGGCGCTCTGCACCGTGCTCGGCGAGCATCCAGGCGAATGGATCGCGACGATCGAGCATGTGATGGCCGCGCTCTATGCCTTTGGCGTGGATAACCTGGTCGTTGCTGTCGAGGGCGGGGAAATGCCGATCATGGACGGCAGTTCGCGGGTTTTCGTCGAGGCTCTGGACGAGGCCGGAATCGTAACGCTTCCCGAAAAGCGCAGCTATCTCAAGGTGACCAAGACCGTGCGCGTGGAAAACGGCGCCGGCTGGGCCGAGTTCACGCCCTATGACGGGACGCGATTCGAGGTCGAGATCGATTTCGACACGCCGGTGATCGGCCGTCAGAAATGGGCCGGCGATATGAGCGCGGCGACCTTCCGCAAGGAACTGTCGGGCGCGCGGACCTTCGGTTTCATGCGCGATGTCGAGCCGATGTGGGCCCGCGGCTTCGCGCTCGGTTCCTCGCTGGAAAACTCCGTGGTGATCTCCGACGATAACCGCGTGATCAATCCCGAGGGCCTGCGCTACGAGCAGGAATTCGTGCGCCACAAGACGCTGGACGCCGTCGGCGATCTTGCGATGATGGGCATGCGCTTTGCCGGCAGTTTCCGGTCCTATCGCGGCGGCCACGCGCTGAACGCGGCGGCCGTGCGCAAGCTTTTCGAAACGCCCGGCGCCTGCGTCATCGTTTCGCCCCGGGGCGCCTTGCCGTTTCGCCTGCGTCAGGAAGACGTCGTCGCCGCCGGCCCGGTTTCCTGA